One segment of Haemophilus influenzae DNA contains the following:
- the gloB gene encoding hydroxyacylglutathione hydrolase, with the protein MLFALPALNDNYIWLYQRENLPLIIVDLPETDKLFAWLDKQNVNIEAVLLTHEHDDHTQGVSAFKKRYPTVPIYGSQECEKKGATQIVNEGKILTTHYQIDVIPTGGHTKQHVSFLVDNHLFCGDALFSAGCGRVFTGNYAQMFEGLQRLNALPDETIVCPAHEYTLGNLAFAEIVLVEKSAVEKQRVFVEKQRAENKPSLPTTLKLEREINPFLQAKRLEEFTALRKAKDIF; encoded by the coding sequence ATGTTATTTGCTTTGCCTGCGCTGAATGATAACTACATTTGGCTTTATCAACGAGAAAATCTGCCTCTTATTATTGTAGATTTGCCTGAAACGGACAAGCTGTTTGCGTGGTTAGATAAACAAAATGTAAACATTGAAGCGGTGTTGCTTACTCACGAACACGATGATCATACACAAGGTGTGTCGGCATTTAAAAAACGTTATCCAACAGTGCCGATTTATGGGTCGCAAGAATGTGAGAAAAAAGGTGCAACTCAAATTGTGAACGAAGGGAAGATCCTTACCACACATTATCAAATTGATGTCATTCCGACGGGTGGACACACTAAACAGCACGTTAGTTTTTTAGTGGATAATCATTTGTTTTGTGGCGATGCGTTATTTTCTGCAGGTTGCGGACGTGTTTTCACAGGTAATTATGCGCAGATGTTTGAAGGTTTACAGCGTTTGAATGCATTGCCTGACGAGACGATTGTTTGCCCTGCTCACGAATATACATTGGGAAATTTAGCATTTGCGGAAATTGTGCTGGTGGAAAAAAGTGCGGTAGAAAAGCAGCGTGTTTTTGTTGAAAAACAGCGAGCTGAAAATAAACCAAGTTTGCCGACAACATTAAAACTAGAGCGAGAAATTAATCCGTTTTTACAAGCAAAAAGACTTGAAGAATTTACCGCACTTCGCAAGGCCAAAGATATTTTCTAA
- the ycaO gene encoding 30S ribosomal protein S12 methylthiotransferase accessory factor YcaO: protein MSEQTFILGKDAALEDSIAKFQQKLTALGFNIEEASWLNPVPNVWSVHIRDKDCPQCFSNGKGASKKAALASALGEYFERLSTNYFFADFYLGQEIANSDFVHYPNEKWFPIEDDALLPNGILDDYLLDYFDPNAELTPELLVDLQSGNYDRGIVAMPYVRQSDEQTVYIPQSIIANLYVSNGMSAGNTKFEARVQGLSEVFERYVKNKIIAEAISLPEILKSVMDRYPSIQASIAKLEEEGFPIYAFDASLGGKYPVICVVLLNPNNGTCFASFGAHPNFQVALERTVTELLQGRSLKDLDVFSPPSFNNDDVAEHANLETHFIDSSGLISWDLFKQTPDYEFADWDFSGTTQEEYNNLMAIFHADEKEVYVMDYNHLDVYACRIIVPGMSDIYPADDLIYANNNMGMDWREILLDLPNWHHDAETYQELLEELDGQDIDDATRVREFIGIVAPKNSGWTTLRVGELKSMLHLALGELEQALDWANWTLNMNSSVFTTERVNYYRALISIIELHLDQNRDPAQYRSVFEKMYGKDAVKQAWVAVSEGGNPFYNLPASDENLENFKEHQALLKAYGKLQKAKRTHQK from the coding sequence ATGTCTGAACAAACATTTATCCTTGGCAAAGATGCCGCATTGGAAGATAGCATTGCAAAATTTCAGCAAAAATTGACCGCACTTGGTTTTAATATTGAAGAGGCATCTTGGTTGAATCCAGTGCCAAATGTGTGGTCTGTACATATTCGCGATAAAGACTGCCCACAGTGTTTTTCAAATGGTAAAGGGGCAAGCAAAAAAGCGGCGTTAGCCTCTGCCCTTGGCGAATATTTTGAGCGTCTTTCCACTAATTATTTCTTTGCTGATTTCTATTTAGGGCAAGAGATTGCAAACAGCGATTTTGTGCATTATCCCAATGAAAAATGGTTCCCGATTGAAGATGATGCTTTACTGCCTAATGGCATTTTAGATGATTATTTATTGGATTATTTTGATCCTAATGCCGAGCTTACGCCTGAATTATTAGTCGATTTACAATCTGGCAATTATGATCGTGGGATCGTGGCGATGCCTTATGTTCGGCAATCAGACGAGCAAACCGTTTACATTCCACAAAGTATTATTGCCAACCTTTATGTCTCAAATGGCATGTCTGCAGGCAATACAAAATTTGAAGCACGCGTGCAAGGCTTGTCAGAAGTCTTTGAGCGTTATGTGAAAAACAAAATTATCGCTGAAGCAATCAGTCTGCCAGAAATTCTAAAATCTGTGATGGATCGCTATCCATCTATTCAGGCTTCCATTGCAAAATTAGAGGAAGAAGGCTTCCCAATTTATGCTTTTGATGCTTCACTCGGCGGAAAATACCCTGTTATTTGCGTGGTGCTACTCAATCCAAATAACGGCACTTGCTTTGCCTCTTTTGGTGCACATCCAAATTTCCAAGTGGCATTAGAACGTACGGTGACTGAACTTTTACAAGGTCGCAGTTTGAAAGATTTAGATGTTTTCTCTCCGCCATCTTTCAATAACGATGATGTGGCTGAACACGCTAATTTAGAAACCCACTTTATTGATTCGAGCGGTTTAATTTCTTGGGATTTATTTAAACAAACACCAGATTATGAATTTGCTGATTGGGATTTCAGCGGTACAACACAAGAAGAATACAATAATTTAATGGCGATTTTCCATGCGGATGAAAAAGAAGTTTACGTAATGGATTACAACCATTTAGATGTATATGCGTGCCGTATTATTGTGCCAGGTATGTCTGATATTTATCCTGCAGACGATTTAATTTACGCCAACAACAATATGGGCATGGACTGGCGCGAAATTTTACTCGATTTACCAAACTGGCATCACGATGCTGAAACCTATCAAGAGTTATTAGAAGAATTAGACGGACAAGATATTGACGATGCAACTCGCGTGCGTGAATTTATCGGTATCGTTGCACCTAAAAATAGCGGCTGGACAACCTTACGCGTGGGCGAATTAAAATCTATGCTTCACCTTGCATTAGGCGAATTAGAACAAGCATTAGATTGGGCAAACTGGACGCTTAATATGAACAGCTCCGTATTCACCACAGAACGTGTGAATTATTACCGTGCATTAATTTCCATCATTGAATTACATTTAGATCAAAATCGTGACCCAGCGCAATATCGTTCAGTGTTTGAGAAAATGTATGGCAAAGATGCAGTTAAACAAGCTTGGGTTGCTGTCTCTGAAGGGGGTAATCCGTTCTACAATCTTCCTGCAAGTGATGAAAATTTGGAAAACTTTAAGGAGCATCAAGCGTTGCTAAAGGCTTATGGGAAGTTGCAGAAAGCGAAGCGAACACATCAAAAATAA